The following are from one region of the Mixophyes fleayi isolate aMixFle1 chromosome 7, aMixFle1.hap1, whole genome shotgun sequence genome:
- the KNOP1 gene encoding lysine-rich nucleolar protein 1 isoform X2, with protein MTSHVEESAPTGKKKTKKSSKQYDCKTGERLMVGSHCNNNEDYAKKKHKKKAQEDAISSHDTESDVIVRKKKKNVLDEDIVSCDHKNNNVPRKKKEKTLLDEDIILRDSKKKKTVLNKHIVPCDPETIDDVSKTKKDFDEDIESCDPKTNDDIRKKKKKKKVQDEDIESCDPKPNDNIPKTKKKVHESCDPKINNNIPKKKKKKKVLDKNIESFDLKPTDDIPKKKKKKKVQDEDIESCDPKPNDNIPKKKKKQKVQDEDIESCDPKPNDNIPKKKKQQKVQDEDIESCDPKPNDNIPKKKKVQDEDIESCDPKPNDNIPKKKKKVQDEDIESCDPKPNDNIPKKKRKVQDEDIESCDPKTNDNIPKKKKKQKKTVFEEDDSCLPRCKETVRADKGNNLYLEMTNFPKSNTVSENNSTCVPEAKIVRKKKKKGTEKYSEKDSSIPKHKTIAGTLPLVEKNETEKEVICLYSDNITSKVKKNKKKKMKSQPDKSNVDVEATDNGNVVIDVSKVQKKKKVKFVPLPVEDAGAPAVDFEVPGIVEVKKKKKFSSLNKEDAAIDDHSIHLSVLSKDPATEDASSHDETLGPGHFQEDVQKTRDRESDEDLKGNCEDTGMVIKKRKKTKKGKESSVPLAGTVQTLNANKKQPKRKRKKVEKIKNADEEHSSNEETTDVPKKKKKKKGEEEHPLVQTKTLLTNLIKHANTDVQFVSEKAGNSDERHVDMVRRVTLQEDIDRESGKTKVTTFGQWDTASFQSSDQQTKFFRLLGGFKKENQATPPSTSSQEKVNMALGKQEERALERNLLAEFDKALTWKQNRGIGLGCQPVQNKKFYIDKTVSRSVKFED; from the exons ATGACAAGCCATGTTGAGGAATCTGCACCAACgggcaaaaagaaaacaaaaaagagtAGTAAACAGTATGATTGCAAGACTGGTGAAAGATTAATGGTGGGATCACACTGCAATAATAATGAagactatgcaaaaaaaaaacataaaaagaaagctCAAGAGGATGCCATATCTTCACATGATACAGAAAGCGACGTGATTGTCcgcaaaaagaagaaaaatgtctTAGATGAAGATATCGTGTCATGTGACCACAAAAATAACAATGTTCccagaaagaaaaaagagaaaactttATTAGATGAAGATATTATATTACGTGACTCTAAAAAGAAGAAAACGGTCTTAAATAAACATATTGTGCCATGTGACCCCGAAACTATTGATGAtgtttctaaaacaaaaaaagactttGATGAAGATATTGAATCGTGTGACCCCAAAACGAATGACGACATccgcaaaaagaaaaaaaagaaaaaggtccaagatgAAGATATTGAATCGTGTGACCCTAAGCCTAATGACAACATCCCCAAAACGAAAAAAAAGGTCCATGAATCGTGTGACCCCAAAATTAATAACAACAtccctaaaaagaaaaaaaagaaaaaggtcttAGATAAAAATATTGAATCATTTGACCTCAAACCTACTGACGACAtccccaaaaagaaaaaaaagaaaaaggtccaagatgAAGATATTGAATCGTGTGACCCCAAGCCTAATGACAACATccccaaaaagaagaagaagcaaAAGGTCCAAGATGAAGATATTGAATCGTGTGACCCCAAGCCTAATGACAACATCCCCAAAAAGAAGAAGCAGCAAAAGGTCCAAGATGAAGATATTGAATCGTGTGACCCAAAACCTAATGACAACATCCCcaaaaagaaaaaggtccaagatgAAGATATTGAATCGTGTGACCCCAAACCTAATGACAACAtccccaaaaagaaaaaaaaggtccaagatgaaGATATTGAATCGTGTGACCCAAAACCTAATGACAACATccccaaaaagaaaagaaaagtccAAGATGAAGATATTGAATCGTGTGACCCCAAAACTAATGACAACATccccaaaaagaaaaagaagcaaaaGAAAACGGTCTTTGAGGAAGATGATTCTTGTTTACCAAGATGTAAGGAAACTGTCCGAGCAGATAAAGGCAATAACTTATATTTAGAAATGACTAATTTCCCCAAAAGTAACACTGTAAGTGAGAATAACAGTACATGTGTACCTGAGGCTAAGATTgtcagaaaaaagaagaaaaagggaACAGAGAAATATTCAGAGAAGGACAGCAGCATCCCCAAACATAAGACAATTGCTGGTACTTTACCTTTGGTTGAGAAGAATGAAACAGAGAAAGAAGTGATCTGTTTATACAGCGACAATATAACTtcaaaagtaaagaaaaacaagaaaaagaagatGAAATCTCAGCCTGACAAAAGCAATGTTGATGTTGAAGCAACAGACAATGGAAATGTTGTCATTGATGTCTCAAAAgttcaaaagaaaaagaaagttaaatTTGTTCCATTGCCGGTAGAAGATGCAGGTGCTCCAGCCGTAGACTTCGAGGTGCCAGGAATTGtagaagtgaaaaagaaaaagaagttcTCTTCCTTGAACAAGGAAGATGCAGCCATTGATGATCATAGCATCCATCTTTCTGTGTTGTCTAAAGATCCTGCTACAGAAGATGCCTCATCTCACGATGAGACGCTAGGACCTGGTCATTTCCAAGAAGATGTCCAAAAGACGAGAGACAGAGAATCCGATGAGGATCTGAAAGGAAATTGTGAGGACACTGGTATGGTCatcaaaaagagaaagaaaaccaAGAAAGGAAAAGAAAGCAGTGTGCCGCTGGCTGGGACAGTCCAGACTCTAAATGCTAATAAAAAGCAGccaaagaggaagaggaagaaggttGAGAAGATAAAGAATGCAGATGAGGAGCATAGTTCAAATGAGGAGACAACTGATGTtcctaaaaagaagaaaaaaaagaaaggggaggAAGAGCATCCATTAGTGCAGACTAAAACCCTCTTAACGAACTTGATAAAGCAT GCGAACACGGATGTCCAGTTTGTGTCGGAAAAGGCAGGGAATTCTGATGAAAGGCACGTGGATATG GTACGGCGAGTGACCCTGCAGGAAGATATTGACAGAGAGTCTGGGAAGACTAAG GTAACCACATTTGGACAGTGGGACACTGCTTCATTTCAAAGCTCAGACCAGCAAACAAAGTTCTTTAGACTTTTGGGAGGCTTCAAGAAGGAGAACCAAGCAACTCCACCATCAACTTCAAGCCAGGAAAAAGTCAATATGGCTCTAGGAAAGCAAGAGGAGCGGGCTCTAGAAAGGAACCTGCTAGCAGAGTTCGATAAAGCTCTTACCTGGAAACAGAACAGAGGAATTGGCTTAGGGTGCCAACCTGTCCAGAATAAAAAGTTTTATATTGACAAAACAGTGTCTAGATCGGTGAAATTCGAAGACTAG
- the KNOP1 gene encoding lysine-rich nucleolar protein 1 isoform X4: MTSHVEESAPTGKKKTKKSSKQYDCKTGERLMVGSHCNNNEDYAKKKHKKKAQEDAISSHDTESDVIVRKKKKNVLDEDIVSCDHKNNNVPRKKKEKTLLDEDIILRDSKKKKTVLNKHIVPCDPETIDDVSKTKKDFDEDIESCDPKTNDDIRKKKKKKKVQDEDIESCDPKPNDNIPKTKKKVQDEDIESCDPKPNDNIPKKKKKQKVQDEDIESCDPKPNDNIPKKKKQQKVQDEDIESCDPKPNDNIPKKKKVQDEDIESCDPKPNDNIPKKKKKVQDEDIESCDPKPNDNIPKKKRKVQDEDIESCDPKTNDNIPKKKKKQKKTVFEEDDSCLPRCKETVRADKGNNLYLEMTNFPKSNTVSENNSTCVPEAKIVRKKKKKGTEKYSEKDSSIPKHKTIAGTLPLVEKNETEKEVICLYSDNITSKVKKNKKKKMKSQPDKSNVDVEATDNGNVVIDVSKVQKKKKVKFVPLPVEDAGAPAVDFEVPGIVEVKKKKKFSSLNKEDAAIDDHSIHLSVLSKDPATEDASSHDETLGPGHFQEDVQKTRDRESDEDLKGNCEDTGMVIKKRKKTKKGKESSVPLAGTVQTLNANKKQPKRKRKKVEKIKNADEEHSSNEETTDVPKKKKKKKGEEEHPLVQTKTLLTNLIKHQANTDVQFVSEKAGNSDERHVDMVRRVTLQEDIDRESGKTKVTTFGQWDTASFQSSDQQTKFFRLLGGFKKENQATPPSTSSQEKVNMALGKQEERALERNLLAEFDKALTWKQNRGIGLGCQPVQNKKFYIDKTVSRSVKFED, from the exons ATGACAAGCCATGTTGAGGAATCTGCACCAACgggcaaaaagaaaacaaaaaagagtAGTAAACAGTATGATTGCAAGACTGGTGAAAGATTAATGGTGGGATCACACTGCAATAATAATGAagactatgcaaaaaaaaaacataaaaagaaagctCAAGAGGATGCCATATCTTCACATGATACAGAAAGCGACGTGATTGTCcgcaaaaagaagaaaaatgtctTAGATGAAGATATCGTGTCATGTGACCACAAAAATAACAATGTTCccagaaagaaaaaagagaaaactttATTAGATGAAGATATTATATTACGTGACTCTAAAAAGAAGAAAACGGTCTTAAATAAACATATTGTGCCATGTGACCCCGAAACTATTGATGAtgtttctaaaacaaaaaaagactttGATGAAGATATTGAATCGTGTGACCCCAAAACGAATGACGACATccgcaaaaagaaaaaaaagaaaaaggtccaagatgAAGATATTGAATCGTGTGACCCTAAGCCTAATGACAACATCCCCAAAACGAAAAAAAAG gtccaagatgAAGATATTGAATCGTGTGACCCCAAGCCTAATGACAACATccccaaaaagaagaagaagcaaAAGGTCCAAGATGAAGATATTGAATCGTGTGACCCCAAGCCTAATGACAACATCCCCAAAAAGAAGAAGCAGCAAAAGGTCCAAGATGAAGATATTGAATCGTGTGACCCAAAACCTAATGACAACATCCCcaaaaagaaaaaggtccaagatgAAGATATTGAATCGTGTGACCCCAAACCTAATGACAACAtccccaaaaagaaaaaaaaggtccaagatgaaGATATTGAATCGTGTGACCCAAAACCTAATGACAACATccccaaaaagaaaagaaaagtccAAGATGAAGATATTGAATCGTGTGACCCCAAAACTAATGACAACATccccaaaaagaaaaagaagcaaaaGAAAACGGTCTTTGAGGAAGATGATTCTTGTTTACCAAGATGTAAGGAAACTGTCCGAGCAGATAAAGGCAATAACTTATATTTAGAAATGACTAATTTCCCCAAAAGTAACACTGTAAGTGAGAATAACAGTACATGTGTACCTGAGGCTAAGATTgtcagaaaaaagaagaaaaagggaACAGAGAAATATTCAGAGAAGGACAGCAGCATCCCCAAACATAAGACAATTGCTGGTACTTTACCTTTGGTTGAGAAGAATGAAACAGAGAAAGAAGTGATCTGTTTATACAGCGACAATATAACTtcaaaagtaaagaaaaacaagaaaaagaagatGAAATCTCAGCCTGACAAAAGCAATGTTGATGTTGAAGCAACAGACAATGGAAATGTTGTCATTGATGTCTCAAAAgttcaaaagaaaaagaaagttaaatTTGTTCCATTGCCGGTAGAAGATGCAGGTGCTCCAGCCGTAGACTTCGAGGTGCCAGGAATTGtagaagtgaaaaagaaaaagaagttcTCTTCCTTGAACAAGGAAGATGCAGCCATTGATGATCATAGCATCCATCTTTCTGTGTTGTCTAAAGATCCTGCTACAGAAGATGCCTCATCTCACGATGAGACGCTAGGACCTGGTCATTTCCAAGAAGATGTCCAAAAGACGAGAGACAGAGAATCCGATGAGGATCTGAAAGGAAATTGTGAGGACACTGGTATGGTCatcaaaaagagaaagaaaaccaAGAAAGGAAAAGAAAGCAGTGTGCCGCTGGCTGGGACAGTCCAGACTCTAAATGCTAATAAAAAGCAGccaaagaggaagaggaagaaggttGAGAAGATAAAGAATGCAGATGAGGAGCATAGTTCAAATGAGGAGACAACTGATGTtcctaaaaagaagaaaaaaaagaaaggggaggAAGAGCATCCATTAGTGCAGACTAAAACCCTCTTAACGAACTTGATAAAGCAT CAGGCGAACACGGATGTCCAGTTTGTGTCGGAAAAGGCAGGGAATTCTGATGAAAGGCACGTGGATATG GTACGGCGAGTGACCCTGCAGGAAGATATTGACAGAGAGTCTGGGAAGACTAAG GTAACCACATTTGGACAGTGGGACACTGCTTCATTTCAAAGCTCAGACCAGCAAACAAAGTTCTTTAGACTTTTGGGAGGCTTCAAGAAGGAGAACCAAGCAACTCCACCATCAACTTCAAGCCAGGAAAAAGTCAATATGGCTCTAGGAAAGCAAGAGGAGCGGGCTCTAGAAAGGAACCTGCTAGCAGAGTTCGATAAAGCTCTTACCTGGAAACAGAACAGAGGAATTGGCTTAGGGTGCCAACCTGTCCAGAATAAAAAGTTTTATATTGACAAAACAGTGTCTAGATCGGTGAAATTCGAAGACTAG
- the KNOP1 gene encoding lysine-rich nucleolar protein 1 isoform X1 — protein sequence MTSHVEESAPTGKKKTKKSSKQYDCKTGERLMVGSHCNNNEDYAKKKHKKKAQEDAISSHDTESDVIVRKKKKNVLDEDIVSCDHKNNNVPRKKKEKTLLDEDIILRDSKKKKTVLNKHIVPCDPETIDDVSKTKKDFDEDIESCDPKTNDDIRKKKKKKKVQDEDIESCDPKPNDNIPKTKKKVHESCDPKINNNIPKKKKKKKVLDKNIESFDLKPTDDIPKKKKKKKVQDEDIESCDPKPNDNIPKKKKKQKVQDEDIESCDPKPNDNIPKKKKQQKVQDEDIESCDPKPNDNIPKKKKVQDEDIESCDPKPNDNIPKKKKKVQDEDIESCDPKPNDNIPKKKRKVQDEDIESCDPKTNDNIPKKKKKQKKTVFEEDDSCLPRCKETVRADKGNNLYLEMTNFPKSNTVSENNSTCVPEAKIVRKKKKKGTEKYSEKDSSIPKHKTIAGTLPLVEKNETEKEVICLYSDNITSKVKKNKKKKMKSQPDKSNVDVEATDNGNVVIDVSKVQKKKKVKFVPLPVEDAGAPAVDFEVPGIVEVKKKKKFSSLNKEDAAIDDHSIHLSVLSKDPATEDASSHDETLGPGHFQEDVQKTRDRESDEDLKGNCEDTGMVIKKRKKTKKGKESSVPLAGTVQTLNANKKQPKRKRKKVEKIKNADEEHSSNEETTDVPKKKKKKKGEEEHPLVQTKTLLTNLIKHQANTDVQFVSEKAGNSDERHVDMVRRVTLQEDIDRESGKTKVTTFGQWDTASFQSSDQQTKFFRLLGGFKKENQATPPSTSSQEKVNMALGKQEERALERNLLAEFDKALTWKQNRGIGLGCQPVQNKKFYIDKTVSRSVKFED from the exons ATGACAAGCCATGTTGAGGAATCTGCACCAACgggcaaaaagaaaacaaaaaagagtAGTAAACAGTATGATTGCAAGACTGGTGAAAGATTAATGGTGGGATCACACTGCAATAATAATGAagactatgcaaaaaaaaaacataaaaagaaagctCAAGAGGATGCCATATCTTCACATGATACAGAAAGCGACGTGATTGTCcgcaaaaagaagaaaaatgtctTAGATGAAGATATCGTGTCATGTGACCACAAAAATAACAATGTTCccagaaagaaaaaagagaaaactttATTAGATGAAGATATTATATTACGTGACTCTAAAAAGAAGAAAACGGTCTTAAATAAACATATTGTGCCATGTGACCCCGAAACTATTGATGAtgtttctaaaacaaaaaaagactttGATGAAGATATTGAATCGTGTGACCCCAAAACGAATGACGACATccgcaaaaagaaaaaaaagaaaaaggtccaagatgAAGATATTGAATCGTGTGACCCTAAGCCTAATGACAACATCCCCAAAACGAAAAAAAAGGTCCATGAATCGTGTGACCCCAAAATTAATAACAACAtccctaaaaagaaaaaaaagaaaaaggtcttAGATAAAAATATTGAATCATTTGACCTCAAACCTACTGACGACAtccccaaaaagaaaaaaaagaaaaaggtccaagatgAAGATATTGAATCGTGTGACCCCAAGCCTAATGACAACATccccaaaaagaagaagaagcaaAAGGTCCAAGATGAAGATATTGAATCGTGTGACCCCAAGCCTAATGACAACATCCCCAAAAAGAAGAAGCAGCAAAAGGTCCAAGATGAAGATATTGAATCGTGTGACCCAAAACCTAATGACAACATCCCcaaaaagaaaaaggtccaagatgAAGATATTGAATCGTGTGACCCCAAACCTAATGACAACAtccccaaaaagaaaaaaaaggtccaagatgaaGATATTGAATCGTGTGACCCAAAACCTAATGACAACATccccaaaaagaaaagaaaagtccAAGATGAAGATATTGAATCGTGTGACCCCAAAACTAATGACAACATccccaaaaagaaaaagaagcaaaaGAAAACGGTCTTTGAGGAAGATGATTCTTGTTTACCAAGATGTAAGGAAACTGTCCGAGCAGATAAAGGCAATAACTTATATTTAGAAATGACTAATTTCCCCAAAAGTAACACTGTAAGTGAGAATAACAGTACATGTGTACCTGAGGCTAAGATTgtcagaaaaaagaagaaaaagggaACAGAGAAATATTCAGAGAAGGACAGCAGCATCCCCAAACATAAGACAATTGCTGGTACTTTACCTTTGGTTGAGAAGAATGAAACAGAGAAAGAAGTGATCTGTTTATACAGCGACAATATAACTtcaaaagtaaagaaaaacaagaaaaagaagatGAAATCTCAGCCTGACAAAAGCAATGTTGATGTTGAAGCAACAGACAATGGAAATGTTGTCATTGATGTCTCAAAAgttcaaaagaaaaagaaagttaaatTTGTTCCATTGCCGGTAGAAGATGCAGGTGCTCCAGCCGTAGACTTCGAGGTGCCAGGAATTGtagaagtgaaaaagaaaaagaagttcTCTTCCTTGAACAAGGAAGATGCAGCCATTGATGATCATAGCATCCATCTTTCTGTGTTGTCTAAAGATCCTGCTACAGAAGATGCCTCATCTCACGATGAGACGCTAGGACCTGGTCATTTCCAAGAAGATGTCCAAAAGACGAGAGACAGAGAATCCGATGAGGATCTGAAAGGAAATTGTGAGGACACTGGTATGGTCatcaaaaagagaaagaaaaccaAGAAAGGAAAAGAAAGCAGTGTGCCGCTGGCTGGGACAGTCCAGACTCTAAATGCTAATAAAAAGCAGccaaagaggaagaggaagaaggttGAGAAGATAAAGAATGCAGATGAGGAGCATAGTTCAAATGAGGAGACAACTGATGTtcctaaaaagaagaaaaaaaagaaaggggaggAAGAGCATCCATTAGTGCAGACTAAAACCCTCTTAACGAACTTGATAAAGCAT CAGGCGAACACGGATGTCCAGTTTGTGTCGGAAAAGGCAGGGAATTCTGATGAAAGGCACGTGGATATG GTACGGCGAGTGACCCTGCAGGAAGATATTGACAGAGAGTCTGGGAAGACTAAG GTAACCACATTTGGACAGTGGGACACTGCTTCATTTCAAAGCTCAGACCAGCAAACAAAGTTCTTTAGACTTTTGGGAGGCTTCAAGAAGGAGAACCAAGCAACTCCACCATCAACTTCAAGCCAGGAAAAAGTCAATATGGCTCTAGGAAAGCAAGAGGAGCGGGCTCTAGAAAGGAACCTGCTAGCAGAGTTCGATAAAGCTCTTACCTGGAAACAGAACAGAGGAATTGGCTTAGGGTGCCAACCTGTCCAGAATAAAAAGTTTTATATTGACAAAACAGTGTCTAGATCGGTGAAATTCGAAGACTAG
- the KNOP1 gene encoding lysine-rich nucleolar protein 1 isoform X3 gives MTSHVEESAPTGKKKTKKSSKQYDCKTGERLMVGSHCNNNEDYAKKKHKKKAQEDAISSHDTESDVIVRKKKKNVLDEDIVSCDHKNNNVPRKKKEKTLLDEDIILRDSKKKKTVLNKHIVPCDPETIDDVSKTKKDFDEDIESCDPKTNDDIRKKKKKKKVQDEDIESCDPKPNDNIPKTKKKVHESCDPKINNNIPKKKKKKKVLDKNIESFDLKPTDDIPKKKKKKKVQDEDIESCDPKPNDNIPKKKKKQKVQDEDIESCDPKPNDNIPKKKKQQKVQDEDIESCDPKPNDNIPKKKKKVQDEDIESCDPKPNDNIPKKKRKVQDEDIESCDPKTNDNIPKKKKKQKKTVFEEDDSCLPRCKETVRADKGNNLYLEMTNFPKSNTVSENNSTCVPEAKIVRKKKKKGTEKYSEKDSSIPKHKTIAGTLPLVEKNETEKEVICLYSDNITSKVKKNKKKKMKSQPDKSNVDVEATDNGNVVIDVSKVQKKKKVKFVPLPVEDAGAPAVDFEVPGIVEVKKKKKFSSLNKEDAAIDDHSIHLSVLSKDPATEDASSHDETLGPGHFQEDVQKTRDRESDEDLKGNCEDTGMVIKKRKKTKKGKESSVPLAGTVQTLNANKKQPKRKRKKVEKIKNADEEHSSNEETTDVPKKKKKKKGEEEHPLVQTKTLLTNLIKHQANTDVQFVSEKAGNSDERHVDMVRRVTLQEDIDRESGKTKVTTFGQWDTASFQSSDQQTKFFRLLGGFKKENQATPPSTSSQEKVNMALGKQEERALERNLLAEFDKALTWKQNRGIGLGCQPVQNKKFYIDKTVSRSVKFED, from the exons ATGACAAGCCATGTTGAGGAATCTGCACCAACgggcaaaaagaaaacaaaaaagagtAGTAAACAGTATGATTGCAAGACTGGTGAAAGATTAATGGTGGGATCACACTGCAATAATAATGAagactatgcaaaaaaaaaacataaaaagaaagctCAAGAGGATGCCATATCTTCACATGATACAGAAAGCGACGTGATTGTCcgcaaaaagaagaaaaatgtctTAGATGAAGATATCGTGTCATGTGACCACAAAAATAACAATGTTCccagaaagaaaaaagagaaaactttATTAGATGAAGATATTATATTACGTGACTCTAAAAAGAAGAAAACGGTCTTAAATAAACATATTGTGCCATGTGACCCCGAAACTATTGATGAtgtttctaaaacaaaaaaagactttGATGAAGATATTGAATCGTGTGACCCCAAAACGAATGACGACATccgcaaaaagaaaaaaaagaaaaaggtccaagatgAAGATATTGAATCGTGTGACCCTAAGCCTAATGACAACATCCCCAAAACGAAAAAAAAGGTCCATGAATCGTGTGACCCCAAAATTAATAACAACAtccctaaaaagaaaaaaaagaaaaaggtcttAGATAAAAATATTGAATCATTTGACCTCAAACCTACTGACGACAtccccaaaaagaaaaaaaagaaaaaggtccaagatgAAGATATTGAATCGTGTGACCCCAAGCCTAATGACAACATccccaaaaagaagaagaagcaaAAGGTCCAAGATGAAGATATTGAATCGTGTGACCCCAAGCCTAATGACAACATCCCCAAAAAGAAGAAGCAGCAAAAG gtccaagatgAAGATATTGAATCGTGTGACCCCAAACCTAATGACAACAtccccaaaaagaaaaaaaaggtccaagatgaaGATATTGAATCGTGTGACCCAAAACCTAATGACAACATccccaaaaagaaaagaaaagtccAAGATGAAGATATTGAATCGTGTGACCCCAAAACTAATGACAACATccccaaaaagaaaaagaagcaaaaGAAAACGGTCTTTGAGGAAGATGATTCTTGTTTACCAAGATGTAAGGAAACTGTCCGAGCAGATAAAGGCAATAACTTATATTTAGAAATGACTAATTTCCCCAAAAGTAACACTGTAAGTGAGAATAACAGTACATGTGTACCTGAGGCTAAGATTgtcagaaaaaagaagaaaaagggaACAGAGAAATATTCAGAGAAGGACAGCAGCATCCCCAAACATAAGACAATTGCTGGTACTTTACCTTTGGTTGAGAAGAATGAAACAGAGAAAGAAGTGATCTGTTTATACAGCGACAATATAACTtcaaaagtaaagaaaaacaagaaaaagaagatGAAATCTCAGCCTGACAAAAGCAATGTTGATGTTGAAGCAACAGACAATGGAAATGTTGTCATTGATGTCTCAAAAgttcaaaagaaaaagaaagttaaatTTGTTCCATTGCCGGTAGAAGATGCAGGTGCTCCAGCCGTAGACTTCGAGGTGCCAGGAATTGtagaagtgaaaaagaaaaagaagttcTCTTCCTTGAACAAGGAAGATGCAGCCATTGATGATCATAGCATCCATCTTTCTGTGTTGTCTAAAGATCCTGCTACAGAAGATGCCTCATCTCACGATGAGACGCTAGGACCTGGTCATTTCCAAGAAGATGTCCAAAAGACGAGAGACAGAGAATCCGATGAGGATCTGAAAGGAAATTGTGAGGACACTGGTATGGTCatcaaaaagagaaagaaaaccaAGAAAGGAAAAGAAAGCAGTGTGCCGCTGGCTGGGACAGTCCAGACTCTAAATGCTAATAAAAAGCAGccaaagaggaagaggaagaaggttGAGAAGATAAAGAATGCAGATGAGGAGCATAGTTCAAATGAGGAGACAACTGATGTtcctaaaaagaagaaaaaaaagaaaggggaggAAGAGCATCCATTAGTGCAGACTAAAACCCTCTTAACGAACTTGATAAAGCAT CAGGCGAACACGGATGTCCAGTTTGTGTCGGAAAAGGCAGGGAATTCTGATGAAAGGCACGTGGATATG GTACGGCGAGTGACCCTGCAGGAAGATATTGACAGAGAGTCTGGGAAGACTAAG GTAACCACATTTGGACAGTGGGACACTGCTTCATTTCAAAGCTCAGACCAGCAAACAAAGTTCTTTAGACTTTTGGGAGGCTTCAAGAAGGAGAACCAAGCAACTCCACCATCAACTTCAAGCCAGGAAAAAGTCAATATGGCTCTAGGAAAGCAAGAGGAGCGGGCTCTAGAAAGGAACCTGCTAGCAGAGTTCGATAAAGCTCTTACCTGGAAACAGAACAGAGGAATTGGCTTAGGGTGCCAACCTGTCCAGAATAAAAAGTTTTATATTGACAAAACAGTGTCTAGATCGGTGAAATTCGAAGACTAG